The following are encoded in a window of Geoalkalibacter ferrihydriticus DSM 17813 genomic DNA:
- a CDS encoding transposase, whose product MTNHHYPNLMPRTARIDIPGLLQHVIVRGIEKRDIFFDNQDKAAFLKRLTLLIRESETDCFAWAFLDNHVHLLLRPRTSTLAYFMRRLLTGYAVVFNLRHKRAGYVFQNRFKSIVCDQDAYLLSLIRYIHLNPLRAGLVHTLEELETYPWCGHAALLKGEWFNPEVRDEIMALFSASRHTALKNYREYIAVSTNALDTADLSGGGKRRSLALDPTLAEDAAFDDRILSAGDFVTNLVGRATESAQDESRIALPELIQRICRHYGVESTVLREFNRDRQLAKIKGVICYLALRRFGYQGREIAAELGLTPSGVSVAARRGGKFFENNRDALRETLAKLRSIS is encoded by the coding sequence TTGACTAATCATCATTATCCTAACCTTATGCCACGAACCGCTCGAATCGACATCCCCGGTCTCCTCCAGCATGTCATCGTCAGAGGCATCGAAAAGCGCGACATCTTTTTCGATAATCAAGACAAGGCAGCCTTTTTGAAGCGGCTCACTCTTTTGATACGCGAGTCTGAAACAGACTGTTTTGCCTGGGCCTTTCTCGACAACCATGTTCATCTGCTCTTGCGTCCGCGCACTTCTACCCTGGCGTACTTCATGCGTCGCCTGTTAACCGGTTACGCCGTTGTTTTCAATCTGCGGCATAAGCGGGCCGGTTACGTTTTCCAGAATCGCTTCAAATCCATTGTGTGCGATCAAGATGCCTACCTGCTGTCCCTCATCCGCTACATCCATCTCAATCCTCTTCGCGCCGGCCTGGTACATACGTTGGAAGAACTAGAGACGTACCCCTGGTGTGGGCACGCCGCCTTGCTTAAGGGCGAGTGGTTCAATCCTGAGGTGCGGGATGAAATCATGGCGCTGTTTTCTGCTTCACGGCACACGGCTCTGAAAAATTATCGAGAATATATTGCCGTAAGCACCAATGCTCTTGATACGGCAGACTTATCCGGTGGCGGCAAACGGCGCAGTCTCGCTTTGGATCCGACATTGGCTGAAGATGCTGCATTTGATGACCGTATTCTTAGCGCTGGAGACTTTGTAACGAACCTGGTCGGCCGAGCAACAGAGAGTGCCCAGGATGAAAGTAGAATCGCGCTTCCGGAATTAATCCAACGCATCTGCCGACATTATGGTGTCGAAAGCACGGTATTGAGAGAATTCAACAGGGACCGCCAACTGGCAAAGATCAAGGGCGTGATCTGTTATCTGGCTTTACGCCGCTTTGGATACCAAGGGAGAGAGATAGCCGCGGAGCTCGGCTTGACTCCCTCCGGGGTGAGCGTCGCGGCCCGACGTGGAGGAAAATTTTTCGAAAACAATCGCGACGCATTGCGAGAGACTTTGGCTAAACTAAGGTCAATTAGTTAA
- a CDS encoding nucleotidyltransferase family protein, with translation MTPVIEALLDPSATRHWSAQRWDAFLRIARNFDLLPKFSFRAEQAGITESFPQKIKDHLIAAGNVGKHHRRTVEWESQCIHNILSYQDIDFILLKGAAYIMAGLPAGEGRKVSDIDILVRKEDLSRTEQVLLQAGWAHTKHDPYDQKYYRRWMHELPPLKHRERKTLIDVHHTILPESGRLHPNPKLLWQGAQTCGKGGWRVLSPEDMVLHSAVHLFQDGDLSGGLRDLFDLDDLMRDFGEADPDFWNRLLPRALALDLIRPMFYALFFCREILGTPIPDEVMKHSAASAPHPMIGALMAFLARRTLVPLTPEGQLRPHQFEKTLLYIRAHWLRMPPLLLARHLSQKFFRRSAKEP, from the coding sequence ATGACGCCGGTCATCGAAGCTCTGCTCGATCCATCTGCGACCCGCCACTGGTCAGCGCAGCGCTGGGATGCGTTCCTGCGCATTGCGCGTAACTTCGACTTGCTTCCCAAATTTTCTTTTCGCGCTGAACAGGCGGGCATAACAGAGAGTTTCCCGCAGAAAATCAAAGACCATCTGATTGCAGCGGGAAATGTCGGCAAACACCATCGGCGCACCGTTGAGTGGGAATCCCAGTGTATTCACAATATCCTCTCCTATCAGGACATCGACTTCATACTGCTTAAGGGCGCTGCCTACATCATGGCCGGGTTACCTGCCGGAGAGGGGCGCAAAGTCAGCGATATCGACATTCTGGTACGCAAGGAAGATCTCTCGCGCACTGAACAGGTGTTGCTGCAAGCGGGCTGGGCACACACCAAGCATGACCCCTATGACCAGAAATATTATCGGCGCTGGATGCATGAGCTGCCGCCGCTCAAACATCGCGAGCGCAAAACGCTGATTGATGTTCACCACACCATTTTGCCTGAAAGTGGTCGCCTGCATCCCAATCCCAAACTTCTTTGGCAGGGGGCGCAAACCTGCGGCAAAGGCGGATGGAGGGTATTGTCACCCGAAGATATGGTGCTGCACAGTGCCGTTCATCTCTTTCAGGACGGTGACCTCAGTGGCGGTTTGCGCGATCTCTTTGATCTTGACGACCTGATGCGGGATTTCGGCGAGGCGGATCCGGACTTCTGGAATCGCCTCTTACCGAGGGCCTTGGCACTGGATCTCATTCGACCGATGTTCTATGCGCTCTTTTTCTGCAGAGAGATTCTGGGAACACCCATTCCCGACGAGGTGATGAAGCATTCCGCCGCCAGTGCCCCCCATCCAATGATTGGTGCGCTCATGGCTTTTCTCGCCCGCCGCACCCTGGTACCCCTGACCCCGGAAGGCCAACTGCGACCTCATCAATTTGAAAAAACCCTCCTTTACATCCGCGCACATTGGTTGCGCATGCCACCTTTGCTTCTTGCACGCCATCTTTCCCAAAAATTTTTTCGACGTTCGGCAAAAGAACCCTAA
- a CDS encoding HprK-related kinase A: MILAELPTEQISARLSTPGGLLLRVGPFILRLQVSLPELHAPLSLLYADHEIAFGEDISDFWVRLSPSMGWPPWKKRARFTIDDCKSFEPFDRELALPMLEWAVNWCTFSLPHQYFMLHSAVLEKNGLGLVLPGPPGAGKSTLCAALALRGWRLFSDELAMMRPGETELIAVPRPIGLKNQSIDVIRRFEPDAVMGPATPGTRKGTVAHLKPPTTAFEGTARGAAPRWIIFPTFKPGAQVALDSASKAQTFLWLANDAFNFNVLGEKAFDSLSALVDACECHELSYGDLSEAIGFLDRLCEKDGGSIKL, encoded by the coding sequence ATGATTCTTGCTGAGCTCCCCACGGAACAAATTTCTGCTCGTCTGTCAACACCCGGCGGTCTACTCCTGCGCGTTGGTCCGTTCATACTGCGCCTTCAGGTGAGCTTACCCGAACTGCACGCCCCTCTGTCCCTTCTTTATGCCGACCATGAAATCGCCTTTGGCGAAGATATCAGTGATTTCTGGGTGCGACTGAGCCCCAGCATGGGCTGGCCACCTTGGAAAAAGCGGGCGCGCTTCACCATCGATGATTGCAAATCCTTTGAACCCTTTGATCGTGAACTGGCCTTGCCTATGCTTGAATGGGCCGTCAACTGGTGCACCTTCAGCCTGCCGCACCAGTATTTCATGCTTCACTCCGCGGTTCTGGAGAAAAACGGACTGGGCCTGGTGCTACCCGGCCCACCGGGAGCCGGCAAGAGCACTCTTTGTGCGGCGCTGGCACTGCGCGGGTGGCGCCTGTTTTCGGACGAACTGGCCATGATGCGCCCGGGGGAGACCGAACTGATTGCGGTCCCGCGCCCCATCGGGCTGAAGAATCAATCCATCGACGTCATTCGCCGTTTTGAGCCCGATGCCGTCATGGGGCCGGCAACCCCCGGCACACGCAAAGGGACAGTTGCCCACCTCAAGCCGCCGACCACTGCTTTTGAAGGCACCGCGCGCGGAGCTGCGCCGCGCTGGATCATTTTTCCAACATTTAAGCCCGGCGCCCAGGTGGCTCTGGACTCCGCAAGCAAAGCGCAGACGTTTCTCTGGCTGGCCAATGATGCGTTCAATTTCAATGTACTCGGAGAAAAAGCCTTTGATTCCCTGAGCGCCCTGGTCGACGCCTGCGAGTGTCATGAATTGAGCTATGGCGATCTGAGCGAGGCCATCGGCTTTCTTGACCGGCTCTGCGAAAAAGATGGGGGGTCGATAAAGCTATGA
- a CDS encoding HPr-rel-A system PqqD family peptide chaperone has protein sequence MGKEAVRRWQTTDSLRLRWRCWDNEHIAFNCNSGDIHLLNPIAAEALKSLQRSAFSVDGLVQSISESLNIANDSDLYHNVHQFVLKLARLGLVHPVDDSC, from the coding sequence ATGGGGAAGGAAGCGGTTCGGCGTTGGCAAACCACGGATTCTCTGCGTCTCAGGTGGCGTTGCTGGGACAACGAGCATATTGCGTTCAACTGCAACAGCGGTGATATTCATCTTCTCAATCCCATAGCCGCGGAAGCGCTTAAAAGCCTGCAACGCTCTGCTTTCTCCGTCGATGGTCTGGTCCAGAGCATCAGCGAGAGTCTAAACATCGCCAACGATTCGGATCTTTACCACAACGTTCATCAATTCGTTCTCAAGTTAGCCCGTCTCGGGCTGGTCCATCCCGTAGATGATTCTTGCTGA
- a CDS encoding nucleoside deaminase, whose amino-acid sequence MLFIRQAIELSQKSLSNQGLGPFGAIIVRDNQIIGQGWNQVVACNDPTAHAEIIAIRDACLYLATFNLQGCTLYSSCEPCPMCLGAAYWARLDSIVYGATRQDAAEAGFDDEFFYQDICSPPAARTIHMQQDLRDEAKEVLRHWAQASDRTRY is encoded by the coding sequence GTGTTATTTATTCGTCAAGCTATAGAACTTTCGCAAAAAAGCCTATCCAATCAAGGTTTAGGCCCTTTCGGCGCGATCATTGTTCGTGACAACCAAATTATTGGGCAGGGCTGGAATCAAGTGGTCGCCTGCAACGACCCAACAGCTCACGCTGAAATCATCGCTATACGTGACGCCTGTCTCTATTTGGCGACATTCAACCTGCAGGGATGCACCCTGTACTCAAGTTGCGAGCCCTGCCCCATGTGCCTGGGAGCTGCGTACTGGGCACGCCTTGACAGCATCGTTTACGGGGCAACGCGGCAAGATGCCGCAGAAGCCGGCTTTGATGACGAATTTTTTTATCAAGACATCTGCTCTCCACCGGCTGCGCGCACCATTCACATGCAACAAGATTTGCGCGACGAAGCGAAAGAGGTGTTGCGGCACTGGGCACAAGCGTCGGATCGTACTCGTTACTGA
- a CDS encoding GNAT family N-acyltransferase, whose translation MSFRVERVTPQDALFRDYLGVRYQVYCLERGFEDPAQYPDGIETDIYDPHAVHLAAVEEQTGQVVGSARIILDSPLGFPLEQHFKLDATLDHVDRKELCEISRLAVTKSHCQDFGIVSLLLDHLFLESGRLGLTHWYAAMAKSLAVLLRRRKMHFQEAGPEMVYHGIRIPYILDLQRMAGNSSHFACYEQDFAETAHFAPLKTARA comes from the coding sequence ATGTCTTTCCGGGTTGAACGCGTTACGCCGCAGGATGCTTTGTTCCGTGACTATCTTGGTGTACGCTATCAGGTTTATTGTCTGGAGAGGGGTTTTGAAGACCCCGCTCAGTATCCCGATGGCATTGAAACCGACATTTACGATCCTCATGCCGTTCACCTTGCCGCCGTTGAAGAGCAGACGGGGCAGGTTGTCGGCAGTGCCCGCATAATTCTTGATTCCCCCCTCGGCTTTCCCCTTGAGCAGCATTTTAAACTTGATGCAACCTTGGACCATGTCGATCGCAAGGAGTTGTGTGAAATCTCCCGCCTCGCCGTGACCAAGAGCCATTGCCAGGATTTTGGGATCGTCTCGCTGCTTCTGGACCATCTCTTTCTCGAAAGCGGACGCCTGGGCCTGACGCACTGGTATGCTGCCATGGCCAAGAGCCTTGCTGTTCTGCTACGGCGCAGAAAAATGCACTTTCAAGAGGCCGGGCCGGAAATGGTTTATCATGGCATCCGCATTCCCTATATCCTTGATCTTCAGCGAATGGCCGGTAACAGTTCGCATTTTGCCTGCTATGAGCAGGATTTTGCCGAAACTGCTCACTTTGCTCCGTTGAAAACAGCACGCGCCTGA
- a CDS encoding ThiF family adenylyltransferase has product MSISKLISQEFSRNIGLVSETDQEKLLKARVAVAGAGGVGGIHLLTLARMGVGNFNIADLDDFERANISRQFGAFQSTVGRHKAQVMAEIVREINPEADLRIFPQGVTNENVEEFLADCQVYVDGIDFFEFEIRRLLFNTARAMGIYAVTAAPLGFGATLQVFSPTGMSFDDYFGISTGMTYEEKIASFAAGLAPQAFHAGYLDSTRIDIEKRKGPAVAPACTLCASLVTTEVVKIITGKGKLRPVPRYLQFDMRLQKWKKGYTLFGGKNPLHRLRSKAALKFFTKGTGG; this is encoded by the coding sequence ATGTCGATTTCAAAGCTTATCAGCCAGGAATTTTCCCGCAACATCGGTCTGGTTTCGGAAACGGATCAGGAAAAGCTGCTGAAGGCCCGCGTTGCTGTGGCGGGCGCCGGTGGCGTCGGTGGCATCCACCTGCTGACCTTAGCGCGTATGGGTGTCGGAAATTTTAACATCGCCGACCTGGATGATTTTGAAAGAGCCAATATCAGTCGCCAATTCGGCGCGTTTCAGAGTACGGTGGGCCGCCATAAGGCGCAGGTCATGGCAGAAATTGTCAGGGAGATCAATCCGGAAGCTGATTTGCGCATCTTTCCCCAGGGCGTGACAAACGAGAATGTGGAGGAGTTTCTTGCGGACTGCCAGGTCTATGTCGATGGTATCGACTTTTTTGAATTCGAAATCCGGCGTTTGCTTTTCAACACGGCGCGCGCCATGGGGATCTATGCCGTGACCGCGGCCCCTCTGGGTTTTGGTGCAACCTTGCAGGTTTTTTCCCCCACGGGCATGTCCTTTGATGATTATTTCGGGATTAGCACAGGGATGACTTACGAAGAAAAAATTGCCTCTTTTGCGGCAGGCCTTGCCCCCCAGGCTTTCCATGCCGGTTATCTCGATTCCACCCGGATCGACATTGAAAAGCGCAAAGGGCCGGCAGTCGCTCCCGCCTGTACCCTTTGCGCTTCACTGGTCACGACCGAGGTCGTCAAAATTATTACGGGGAAAGGCAAGCTGCGCCCTGTGCCGCGCTATCTTCAATTTGACATGCGCCTGCAAAAGTGGAAAAAGGGATATACTCTTTTCGGGGGGAAAAACCCCTTGCACCGGCTGCGCAGCAAAGCCGCCCTGAAATTTTTCACCAAAGGTACGGGCGGATAG
- a CDS encoding glycosyltransferase, protein MRILCLPYTPTLSHVSRLLVVARALRDRGHEVLFAGSGPDTKSHFIEEEGFATLPFYQIDPKDLFGRIRDGKMRFVAEDELEKMILSDREIYREVNPDLVLSDGRFSSMISAGIEKIAHAAIVNVSSTEYRALPYVPFFERLPEKLARRLDPLNLWLEMQLFDTVANAFKKWSKKHSLAKTVTATNCLTGNDLTLMADIEDYFPTRHLPFDYHYVGPLTWQKGVPLPDWWPPQTAGKSLIYITMGTTWVGGSFENLYNLVRDQGLAAIITTGGQLKDAAARGLKTVPGEVYLEEFIAGEEAMKVCDLVVCHGGNGTIYQALEQGRPIIGIPTIPDQDFNMRRVEALGLGIKVAPADLEKNPQQLFAAIRRVLDTPSYREKALAFSKKLQGLNPAEKAADLIEHQFSRKAP, encoded by the coding sequence ATGCGTATTCTCTGTCTGCCTTACACCCCCACCCTGTCCCACGTTAGCCGCCTTCTGGTCGTCGCCAGGGCTCTGCGCGACCGCGGCCACGAGGTTCTATTCGCCGGCAGCGGGCCGGATACAAAAAGCCACTTCATCGAAGAAGAAGGCTTTGCGACCCTGCCTTTTTATCAGATCGACCCCAAGGATCTTTTCGGGCGCATTCGAGACGGGAAAATGCGCTTTGTTGCCGAGGATGAATTGGAAAAAATGATTCTTAGCGATCGCGAAATTTACCGCGAAGTCAATCCCGACCTGGTGCTTTCCGACGGGCGTTTCAGCTCGATGATTTCGGCGGGTATCGAGAAAATCGCGCATGCAGCCATCGTCAATGTTTCATCCACCGAATACCGGGCGCTGCCCTATGTGCCGTTTTTCGAGCGGCTTCCGGAAAAATTGGCGCGGCGCCTGGATCCTTTGAATCTATGGTTGGAAATGCAACTTTTCGACACTGTGGCCAACGCTTTCAAAAAATGGTCGAAAAAACACTCCCTCGCGAAAACCGTCACCGCAACCAACTGCCTGACGGGCAATGATCTGACCCTGATGGCGGACATCGAGGATTATTTTCCCACCCGCCATCTGCCCTTCGATTACCACTACGTCGGTCCCCTCACCTGGCAGAAGGGAGTCCCATTGCCTGACTGGTGGCCACCCCAGACCGCAGGTAAGAGTTTGATTTACATCACCATGGGCACGACCTGGGTGGGTGGCTCTTTCGAAAATCTTTACAATCTGGTTCGCGACCAGGGGCTGGCCGCCATCATCACGACGGGGGGGCAATTAAAGGATGCAGCCGCCAGGGGCCTTAAGACGGTGCCGGGGGAAGTTTATTTGGAGGAATTCATCGCGGGAGAGGAGGCGATGAAGGTCTGTGATCTGGTTGTGTGCCACGGCGGCAACGGCACCATCTATCAGGCGCTGGAGCAAGGTCGGCCGATCATCGGCATTCCGACCATCCCCGATCAGGATTTCAACATGCGCCGCGTCGAGGCCCTGGGGCTGGGAATCAAAGTTGCGCCGGCTGATCTTGAAAAGAACCCGCAGCAACTTTTTGCCGCCATCCGCCGGGTACTGGATACGCCTTCGTACCGCGAAAAAGCCTTAGCGTTCAGCAAAAAACTGCAGGGGCTCAACCCGGCGGAAAAAGCCGCGGATCTGATCGAGCATCAGTTCTCGAGGAAAGCACCCTGA
- the pepA gene encoding flocculation-associated PEP-CTERM protein PepA, with the protein MKKITVILAALMVLGTGTAFAQPFWTGAVNDGFDNWVQNVQVFDWASSGSGLAIGLADPANIQVGTEFTFLYQARLSGLANPAGQDVNFPGLNDTFEYTFVAQITERISNVIDLGADGLQAIFRTTGAGSWYMFHDFDTNSNTAAGTGFQDGTQVATGTWLPDQISSFLATVPGEQGQGSFIIEGLRGVGTEINPDFFYPTLLGEEQFIFDIRLEGTTNVPALDSATTTFFGGDGPYEAYTVMTTDLLFKVDASSRFSVIPEPSTVILLGLGLLGLAGYSRKKLRK; encoded by the coding sequence ATGAAAAAAATAACAGTAATTTTGGCGGCTTTAATGGTGCTCGGCACCGGCACGGCTTTCGCCCAGCCGTTCTGGACCGGCGCGGTCAACGATGGATTCGACAACTGGGTACAAAATGTTCAGGTGTTCGACTGGGCCTCCTCGGGCAGCGGCTTGGCCATCGGCCTGGCAGACCCCGCGAATATTCAGGTTGGGACGGAATTTACCTTTCTCTATCAGGCACGCTTGTCCGGCTTGGCCAATCCCGCTGGGCAGGATGTTAACTTTCCCGGGTTGAACGACACCTTCGAGTACACCTTTGTTGCGCAGATCACCGAGCGAATTTCCAATGTGATCGATCTCGGCGCGGACGGCCTCCAGGCGATTTTCCGAACCACTGGCGCTGGATCCTGGTATATGTTCCACGACTTCGACACCAATTCGAACACTGCGGCGGGCACCGGTTTCCAGGACGGTACCCAAGTTGCTACGGGGACTTGGTTGCCGGACCAGATCAGCTCGTTTCTGGCCACGGTCCCCGGCGAGCAGGGTCAAGGATCCTTTATCATCGAAGGTCTGCGCGGCGTAGGTACTGAGATTAACCCCGATTTCTTCTATCCGACTCTTCTCGGCGAGGAGCAATTCATTTTTGACATCCGCCTCGAGGGCACCACCAACGTTCCGGCCCTTGACTCCGCCACGACCACCTTTTTTGGCGGTGATGGCCCCTACGAGGCATATACCGTTATGACAACCGACCTGCTGTTCAAGGTTGATGCCAGCAGCCGCTTCAGCGTGATCCCCGAGCCCTCGACGGTGATTCTGTTGGGCTTGGGCCTTTTGGGTCTTGCTGGATATTCCCGCAAGAAGCTTCGTAAGTAA
- a CDS encoding class I SAM-dependent methyltransferase — protein MTSCNHCQGGEFSLVFKAKDYLTETSFSVVRCRGCGLVMVNPRPTVDEIGRYYPDLYYGEQPFLYEKLDASSRFKQVRRYVKSGDRVLDVGCGRGLVLDKLKNIGCDVVGTELSEHSSKYAREILGIDILRKNLEECSFESGSFDCVTMFHSLEHLYDPLGALREVHRILKPNGRALVEVPRFDSIYSSIFKDKWFHLDVPRHLYHFEDKTLSGMLKKAGFEVVDIKKYAIMYDSFGALQSLLNCICHDFNLLNDLNTKRKLPGDIFQSGDMRQKFDLVLSFAAQGVLYLPMVFLAYALMLFNAGGTLRIWAQKKV, from the coding sequence ATGACTTCCTGCAATCATTGTCAAGGTGGCGAATTTTCATTGGTTTTTAAGGCGAAAGATTATTTGACGGAAACATCTTTTTCAGTGGTGAGGTGTCGAGGGTGCGGGCTGGTCATGGTCAATCCCCGGCCAACAGTTGACGAGATTGGGCGTTATTATCCGGATCTTTACTATGGCGAGCAGCCCTTTCTTTATGAAAAATTGGACGCCTCAAGTCGTTTCAAGCAGGTTCGGCGCTACGTCAAGTCGGGAGACCGTGTTCTTGACGTGGGCTGCGGGCGTGGGCTGGTTCTGGACAAACTCAAGAACATTGGCTGTGATGTGGTCGGAACCGAGCTCTCAGAGCACAGCTCCAAGTACGCGCGGGAAATTTTGGGAATCGACATCCTGCGAAAAAATCTCGAAGAATGTTCCTTCGAGAGTGGGTCTTTTGATTGCGTGACAATGTTCCATTCATTGGAGCATCTCTATGACCCCCTCGGGGCGCTTCGAGAGGTGCATCGCATTTTGAAGCCAAACGGGCGAGCCCTGGTTGAAGTTCCTCGTTTTGACAGTATTTATAGTTCAATCTTTAAGGACAAGTGGTTTCATTTGGATGTTCCACGACATCTCTATCATTTTGAAGACAAGACTTTGTCAGGGATGCTGAAAAAGGCTGGATTCGAAGTTGTTGATATCAAGAAATACGCAATCATGTATGATTCTTTTGGTGCGCTTCAAAGCCTTCTCAATTGCATCTGCCACGATTTTAACCTTCTTAACGATTTGAATACAAAGAGAAAATTACCTGGCGATATCTTTCAGTCAGGAGACATGCGGCAGAAATTTGACTTGGTCTTGTCGTTCGCTGCTCAGGGGGTACTTTACCTGCCTATGGTTTTTTTAGCTTATGCTCTGATGCTCTTCAATGCCGGCGGTACCTTGCGGATATGGGCGCAAAAAAAAGTCTAA
- a CDS encoding 2-oxo acid dehydrogenase subunit E2, whose translation MEENPYSTSTPHKFFHVARSVVGKEVRVGNTITFINEIDLTNIETIRSGWTDGRKPTYTAFVAKAASLGLREFPYANRRLYRLPLFPPVRTRMQTFHDVNIAVACERNEPGIEVATFMDVLKDVDRLSMTEIGDWLNELAHCDISNNRQWRDFFNLICSTPGWLASFIVSLPLHFPRLWWKWRGGALVISSPGKYGVDYMIGAWPAPLGVSFGFAKERPVVRDGKLATAKTMKLTLNWDRRVMAGAQAARFFRRMSDILENPEENMKEWLR comes from the coding sequence ATGGAAGAAAATCCCTACTCGACAAGTACACCCCATAAATTTTTTCACGTTGCACGTTCGGTCGTCGGCAAGGAGGTCAGGGTTGGCAACACCATTACATTCATCAATGAAATCGACCTGACAAATATCGAAACAATCCGGAGCGGCTGGACAGACGGGCGCAAACCTACGTATACAGCCTTCGTTGCCAAAGCCGCTTCGCTTGGGTTGCGTGAATTCCCCTATGCCAATCGCCGCCTCTATCGCTTGCCGCTTTTCCCGCCGGTGCGAACCCGCATGCAGACCTTTCATGATGTCAATATCGCCGTTGCCTGCGAACGTAACGAACCGGGCATCGAGGTCGCCACATTCATGGATGTACTAAAGGATGTCGACCGTCTTTCAATGACCGAAATCGGCGATTGGCTCAACGAGCTGGCTCATTGCGACATCAGCAACAACAGGCAGTGGCGAGATTTTTTCAACCTCATTTGCTCGACACCAGGGTGGTTGGCATCCTTCATTGTCAGCCTCCCCTTGCACTTCCCGCGGCTCTGGTGGAAATGGCGCGGTGGCGCCCTAGTCATCAGCTCTCCGGGTAAATACGGTGTCGACTACATGATCGGCGCCTGGCCGGCGCCCTTGGGGGTCTCCTTCGGCTTTGCCAAAGAACGACCTGTCGTGCGCGACGGCAAGCTCGCGACGGCAAAAACGATGAAGCTTACTTTGAATTGGGATCGCAGGGTGATGGCGGGAGCTCAGGCGGCGCGGTTCTTCAGGCGCATGAGCGATATCCTGGAAAATCCAGAGGAAAACATGAAGGAATGGCTGAGATAA
- a CDS encoding SdrD B-like domain-containing protein has protein sequence MTNNDSVDFGYVVPCTGSIGDFVWNDLNRNGIQDAGEPGIAGVTVNLLMGGAIVATTTTDAVGFYEFSGLCAGDYVVQVXADGWCHCCHDHDRRRRLL, from the coding sequence ATGACCAACAACGACAGCGTTGATTTCGGTTACGTTGTCCCTTGCACCGGCAGCATCGGTGATTTCGTGTGGAACGACCTGAACCGCAACGGCATCCAGGATGCCGGTGAGCCGGGTATTGCCGGCGTGACGGTGAATCTGCTGATGGGTGGTGCCATTGTTGCCACGACCACGACCGACGCCGTCGGCTTCTATGAGTTCAGCGGCCTGTGCGCGGGTGACTATGTGGTTCAGGTGNCTGCTGATGGGTGGTGCCATTGTTGCCACGACCACGACCGACGCCGTCGGCTTCTATGA
- a CDS encoding SdrD B-like domain-containing protein, whose amino-acid sequence MGGAIVATTTTDAVGFYEFSGLCAGDYVVQVVNPAGYVPTSPLSADGNDGVGNDSNDPAGTSVTLPNDMTNNDSVDFGYQAVGVGNDSNDPAGTSVTLPNDMTNNDSVDFGYQAVAASIDIEKYTNGQDADNPTGPIVPVGSTINWTYVVTNTGNVDLINVMVSDXHRTHRARGQHHQLDLRGDQHRQRRSDQRHGER is encoded by the coding sequence ATGGGTGGTGCCATTGTTGCCACGACCACGACCGACGCCGTCGGCTTCTATGAGTTCAGCGGCCTGTGCGCGGGTGACTATGTGGTTCAGGTGGTCAATCCGGCCGGCTATGTGCCGACCTCCCCGCTGAGCGCTGATGGCAACGACGGTGTCGGCAACGACAGCAACGATCCTGCCGGTACCAGCGTCACGCTGCCCAACGACATGACCAACAACGACAGCGTTGATTTCGGTTATCAGGCGGTNGGTGTCGGCAACGACAGCAACGATCCTGCCGGTACCAGCGTCACGCTGCCCAACGACATGACCAACAACGACAGCGTTGATTTCGGTTATCAGGCGGTAGCAGCTTCTATCGACATCGAGAAGTACACCAACGGCCAAGACGCCGATAATCCCACCGGACCCATCGTGCCCGTGGGCAGCACCATCAACTGGACCTACGTGGTGACCAACACCGGCAACGTCGATCTGATCAACGTCATGGTGAGCGATNCCCACCGGACCCATCGTGCCCGTGGGCAGCACCATCAACTGGACCTACGTGGTGACCAACACCGGCAACGTCGATCTGATCAACGTCATGGTGAGCGATGA
- a CDS encoding GtrA family protein, giving the protein MLEKFFKFSLVGVTATAIHYLVLVALVESLAVNATLASSLGFAISSAVNYRLNYRFTFNSSKRHSEAYIRFLCIATAGLVLNAIAIAILTGPLGWYYLLAQVIATVCVLFWNFTGNLLWTFKEV; this is encoded by the coding sequence ATGCTGGAGAAATTTTTTAAATTCTCACTGGTTGGCGTTACGGCAACAGCTATTCATTACCTGGTGCTGGTGGCCCTGGTGGAATCTCTGGCTGTCAATGCAACATTGGCATCGAGCCTAGGGTTTGCGATCAGTTCCGCGGTAAACTACCGGCTGAACTATCGTTTCACCTTCAATAGCAGCAAACGTCACAGCGAGGCCTATATCCGCTTTCTGTGCATCGCCACAGCTGGGCTGGTGCTCAATGCCATTGCGATCGCGATTTTAACAGGACCCCTGGGCTGGTACTATCTACTTGCTCAGGTCATCGCCACCGTCTGCGTACTTTTCTGGAACTTTACGGGGAATCTGCTTTGGACATTCAAAGAGGTTTGA